The genome window TAGTAGTCGTCCATCGGAATCTCCTCCTCGATTGTCAACTTATATGTATTGGTAAGTTAACATTACGAAAGAAATTGTACCACCCTCTACCAGATGCGGCAAGAACCTCCCCCATGACAAAAAAAAGACAACTTCGCAGAACTGCGAACTTGTCTTGTCTTTTAGTAGTCTTCCTCTTCTTCTTTCTCCGGGTTCGACTTCGAGTGCGTCGTTTTTTCAAACAGGCGCGGGAACAGGTGATGCGCATCAAGAATCACAAACGCCAGCACCGCCGACAGCAGACCGCTCATGTACATGCCCGCCCCGATCATCAGCCCGATCGCGGCTGCGACCCACAGGCCGGCTGCGGTGGTCAACCCGCGGACAAAGCCACGGCCGTCCTTGATGATCGTGCCGGCCCCGAGGAAGCCGACGCCTGCGACGACCTGCGCTGCGACCCGGCCCGGATCATAGGTGGCACCGGTGGTCGGGAAGCCGTATTCGGAAGCCAGTGCAAACATACACGACCCCAGACAGACCAGCGAATAGGTGCGGAACCCCGCGCCGGTGTGGAACTTCCCGGTCTTTAAGTTCTTTTCGCGCTCCAGCCCCATGATCGCT of Tumebacillus sp. BK434 contains these proteins:
- a CDS encoding MgtC/SapB family protein; this translates as MSGIWNDLVAEFANIDVVAIRLLIAFIAGAIMGLEREKNLKTGKFHTGAGFRTYSLVCLGSCMFALASEYGFPTTGATYDPGRVAAQVVAGVGFLGAGTIIKDGRGFVRGLTTAAGLWVAAAIGLMIGAGMYMSGLLSAVLAFVILDAHHLFPRLFEKTTHSKSNPEKEEEEDY